The following proteins come from a genomic window of Peptoniphilus equinus:
- the ftsZ gene encoding cell division protein FtsZ, whose protein sequence is MLDFDMDHDEFAKIKVVGVGGGGNNAVNRMISAGVQGVEYIVANTDRQALKNSLAETKIQIGEKLTKGLGAGANPEIGESAAEESRDELREALDGADMVFITAGMGGGTGTGAAPIIADIAKELGLLTVGVVTKPFTFEGHKRAKSAERGINALKGVVDTLVIIPNDRLLSISDKKTSFSQAFEMADDILKQGIQGISDLISVPNLINLDFADVKTIMADKGVAHMGIGIASGDDRAQEAARNAINSPLLETSITGAKSVLLNITAGNDLGIFEVNEAADLIRDCVDEDANIIFGAGIDESLKDSVKITVIATEFQSADEGKGKNTSVSRPVSYRGRDVVEKDKEEAPKDPSELNIPPFLRNIRK, encoded by the coding sequence ATGTTGGATTTCGATATGGACCATGACGAATTTGCAAAAATTAAAGTTGTGGGTGTAGGCGGCGGCGGGAACAATGCTGTCAATCGTATGATCAGTGCCGGCGTACAAGGTGTTGAATATATTGTTGCCAATACAGATAGACAAGCTTTAAAGAATTCCCTTGCGGAAACTAAGATTCAAATTGGTGAAAAATTAACTAAAGGTCTTGGAGCAGGTGCCAACCCTGAGATTGGAGAGTCTGCTGCAGAAGAATCTCGGGACGAGTTGCGTGAAGCCCTTGACGGTGCGGATATGGTATTTATTACTGCAGGCATGGGCGGCGGAACAGGAACCGGTGCAGCACCGATTATTGCCGATATTGCCAAAGAACTTGGCCTGCTTACTGTAGGCGTGGTGACTAAACCGTTCACCTTTGAAGGACACAAACGCGCTAAATCCGCTGAACGTGGTATCAATGCACTCAAAGGCGTCGTGGATACCCTCGTTATTATTCCAAACGACAGACTACTCTCTATCTCTGATAAAAAGACCAGTTTCTCCCAAGCGTTTGAAATGGCAGATGACATTTTAAAACAAGGTATTCAAGGTATCTCCGACCTGATTAGCGTACCGAACCTCATCAACCTCGACTTTGCCGACGTCAAGACCATTATGGCAGATAAAGGTGTGGCTCATATGGGTATTGGTATAGCATCAGGGGATGACCGTGCGCAAGAAGCTGCACGCAATGCCATCAATTCTCCTCTTCTGGAAACCTCTATAACCGGAGCAAAATCTGTACTCTTGAACATCACTGCGGGTAATGACTTGGGTATTTTCGAGGTCAATGAAGCGGCAGATCTTATTCGTGACTGTGTTGATGAAGATGCCAATATTATCTTCGGAGCCGGTATTGATGAATCTTTAAAAGATTCAGTTAAGATTACTGTGATTGCGACTGAATTTCAATCTGCCGACGAAGGAAAAGGTAAAAATACTTCCGTGTCCCGCCCTGTCAGTTATCGAGGTAGAGACGTTGTGGAAAAGGATAAAGAAGAAGCTCCTAAAGATCCTAGCGAACTTAACATCCCACCGTTCCTGAGAAATATCAGAAAGTAA
- a CDS encoding cell division protein FtsQ/DivIB, translating into MNSLRRNKTIQRRRQTKKFIRRFFMLLAVIVVILFILASRGLFNVTAIRVTGNGSVKQTDIIKASGFEIGQNYFGRAKSTRIEDIKKLPQLDNVKISMNFSRQVNIEVALREAKYQVENFMEYFVLDDELRIIDTQSDALKVPIIHDTFDKKELKLGNFLYQDTALNFLKMLNERPLYDSVAQIDLAQGNFTLTLQNGVTVIFGSGDNLEYKFKILDQILKDIEITGKKVRRIDLDKDNPVVVVDEFPGQNATPESELSVEN; encoded by the coding sequence ATGAATTCATTACGACGTAATAAAACCATTCAGCGGCGCAGACAGACCAAAAAATTTATTCGCCGCTTTTTTATGCTTCTTGCAGTTATTGTAGTCATTCTTTTTATCCTTGCAAGCCGTGGGCTTTTTAATGTGACTGCAATTCGTGTGACAGGTAACGGGTCTGTGAAACAAACTGATATTATTAAAGCGTCAGGGTTTGAAATCGGACAGAATTACTTTGGACGAGCCAAGTCTACTCGTATTGAAGACATAAAAAAATTGCCTCAGCTAGACAATGTTAAAATTTCTATGAATTTCAGCCGACAGGTGAATATTGAAGTGGCACTTCGTGAAGCAAAGTATCAGGTGGAAAATTTTATGGAGTATTTCGTTTTGGACGATGAGTTGCGCATTATTGACACTCAATCCGATGCACTCAAGGTGCCTATCATTCATGATACGTTTGATAAAAAAGAGCTGAAGTTGGGCAACTTTTTATATCAAGATACAGCACTGAATTTCTTAAAAATGTTAAATGAACGACCGCTCTATGACAGTGTGGCGCAGATCGATTTGGCTCAAGGAAATTTCACATTGACTTTGCAAAACGGTGTCACTGTGATCTTTGGCAGCGGCGATAATTTGGAATACAAATTTAAGATATTGGATCAGATCCTAAAGGATATAGAGATTACTGGGAAAAAGGTGCGTCGGATTGACTTGGATAAAGACAATCCGGTAGTCGTTGTGGATGAGTTTCCGGGACAGAACGCAACCCCAGAATCTGAACTATCCGTAGAAAATTAG
- the coaBC gene encoding bifunctional phosphopantothenoylcysteine decarboxylase/phosphopantothenate--cysteine ligase CoaBC → MKLKGKKILLGVTGGIAAYKSPSIVSLLKKQGAEVKVVMTEGATQFVTPLTFQTMSANAVHCDMFKAMDHMDVEHIALAKWADMIVIAPATENTIAKFAYGIADNLLSTVLQASRSKVMVVPAMNTFMLESPANRQNMATLKERGVIVTDTQRDLLACNDVGSGKMLEPAEIVDLIDFHLREKDLAEYIVTVTAGPTQEAVDPVRYLTNHSSGKMGYHLATAAAKRGAKVNLISGPTALSAPAYVNFVPVVTTQDMFDAVGAYFDETDVLIKAAAPADFKPASYSAQKVKKDSDMSSLQLVKNPDIAKHFGAKKTDQVLVGFAAESQNEIAFGRGKLEKKHLDMIVINNITAANAGFQKDVNTVTILHADGAVDEPGTMSKEELAEHILDQTLEILKAR, encoded by the coding sequence GTGAAGCTTAAAGGGAAAAAAATTCTCCTCGGTGTTACCGGCGGGATTGCGGCTTATAAGAGTCCAAGCATTGTCTCATTACTAAAAAAACAGGGAGCTGAGGTGAAGGTCGTGATGACGGAAGGGGCAACGCAGTTTGTCACGCCGCTGACCTTCCAAACCATGTCTGCCAATGCCGTACACTGCGACATGTTCAAAGCTATGGATCATATGGACGTAGAACATATCGCGCTGGCTAAGTGGGCCGACATGATCGTCATCGCTCCCGCAACTGAAAATACTATTGCAAAGTTTGCATATGGCATTGCGGACAACTTGCTGAGTACAGTACTGCAGGCATCTCGCTCCAAGGTAATGGTTGTGCCCGCGATGAATACGTTTATGCTTGAGAGTCCGGCGAATCGGCAGAATATGGCGACTTTGAAAGAACGTGGCGTCATTGTTACCGATACGCAACGAGATCTTCTTGCATGCAATGATGTAGGCAGCGGCAAAATGTTGGAGCCGGCAGAGATTGTGGATCTTATTGATTTTCATTTGAGAGAGAAAGATTTGGCTGAATATATAGTCACCGTGACAGCGGGTCCTACTCAGGAAGCTGTTGATCCTGTCCGCTATCTCACCAATCATTCCAGCGGCAAGATGGGCTATCATCTCGCTACTGCGGCGGCAAAACGAGGTGCAAAAGTCAATCTTATCTCCGGTCCTACGGCGTTAAGCGCGCCGGCATATGTCAATTTTGTGCCTGTGGTGACGACTCAAGATATGTTTGATGCCGTTGGTGCGTATTTTGATGAGACGGATGTGCTGATCAAAGCGGCTGCACCGGCGGACTTTAAGCCTGCTTCATACAGCGCTCAGAAAGTGAAGAAGGATTCGGATATGTCGTCGCTGCAATTGGTAAAAAATCCTGACATTGCCAAGCACTTTGGCGCTAAGAAAACCGATCAAGTGCTGGTGGGCTTTGCCGCCGAGTCGCAAAATGAGATAGCATTCGGTCGAGGTAAGCTTGAGAAAAAACACTTGGATATGATTGTGATTAACAATATCACAGCGGCCAATGCCGGATTTCAGAAAGATGTGAATACTGTCACCATTCTTCATGCTGACGGCGCGGTGGATGAACCGGGAACTATGAGTAAAGAAGAACTTGCCGAGCACATCTTAGATCAGACTCTGGAGATTTTAAAAGCAAGATAA
- a CDS encoding replication-associated recombination protein A, with product MDLFSLNLQNNLKRTQPLAEAMRPRTLDEVLGQEHLLGEGRYLRRAILADRVPSLILYGPPGVGKTTIAKVIAKVTSKNFFQISAVTSNLKEMREVLKSAEDALKFDNTSNILFIDEIHRFNKTQQDALLPFVEKGIVTLIGATTENPYFEVNKALLSRCQVLSLKALETEDIKKGLRHIIDTLNEPVDIDDKALDFLARASGGDMRRAINGLEIAVYSTPEVNGVITIDAQVMEDSIQEKQLIYDKDGNEHYDVISAFIKAMRGSDPDGALYYLARMLESGEDPRFIARRMMVLASEDVGNADPMALSVAAAAHYATTVIGLPECRLNLAQAVIYLACAPKSNRSYEGLNKAVDEVKHTSAAVPMYLRDRHNPNVDHDAKYLYPHNYPGSYVVQRYLPDTIQGGYYKPTNHGYEKQIKTYLESLNRSSQN from the coding sequence ATGGATTTATTCAGTTTAAATTTGCAGAACAATTTAAAACGGACGCAGCCTTTAGCAGAAGCCATGCGTCCTCGCACTCTGGATGAGGTTCTGGGGCAAGAGCATTTACTTGGTGAAGGGAGATACTTAAGGCGTGCGATCTTGGCGGACAGGGTGCCGTCCTTAATTCTCTACGGGCCGCCCGGGGTAGGTAAGACCACGATTGCTAAGGTTATTGCAAAGGTCACGTCTAAGAATTTTTTTCAGATCTCCGCGGTTACGTCCAATCTTAAAGAAATGCGTGAAGTGCTAAAAAGTGCTGAAGATGCGCTGAAGTTTGACAATACTTCCAATATTCTCTTCATCGATGAAATCCATCGATTTAACAAGACGCAACAGGATGCCTTGCTGCCTTTTGTAGAGAAAGGTATTGTCACGCTCATTGGAGCTACTACGGAAAATCCTTATTTTGAAGTGAATAAGGCACTCTTGTCCCGCTGTCAGGTCTTAAGTCTTAAAGCGTTGGAGACTGAGGATATTAAAAAGGGGCTGCGTCATATTATCGATACTTTAAATGAACCGGTAGACATCGATGATAAGGCTTTGGACTTTCTGGCTCGAGCCAGCGGTGGGGATATGCGGCGTGCGATTAACGGTTTGGAGATAGCTGTGTACTCCACACCGGAAGTAAATGGTGTGATTACTATTGACGCTCAGGTTATGGAAGATTCCATTCAAGAGAAGCAACTTATCTATGATAAAGACGGCAATGAGCATTATGATGTTATCTCGGCTTTTATCAAGGCAATGAGAGGCTCCGATCCAGACGGCGCACTGTATTATTTGGCGCGAATGCTGGAGAGTGGAGAAGATCCTCGCTTTATTGCACGACGAATGATGGTTTTGGCGTCGGAGGATGTGGGTAATGCCGACCCTATGGCTTTAAGCGTGGCTGCGGCGGCGCACTATGCCACGACGGTTATCGGCCTTCCGGAGTGCCGGCTGAACTTAGCTCAAGCGGTTATTTATCTTGCCTGTGCACCAAAATCGAACCGTTCCTATGAAGGGCTCAATAAAGCTGTTGATGAAGTCAAACATACTTCAGCGGCGGTGCCGATGTACCTTCGCGACAGACACAACCCGAATGTGGATCACGACGCAAAGTATCTGTATCCCCACAACTATCCGGGCAGTTACGTTGTGCAGCGTTATTTGCCAGATACTATTCAAGGCGGATATTATAAACCTACAAATCACGGCTATGAAAAACAGATTAAAACGTATCTGGAAAGCTTGAACCGATCGTCTCAAAATTGA
- the asnS gene encoding asparagine--tRNA ligase, protein MKLTIREVLKEYKKFIDQDIVIEGWIKTSRSSKNIGFIELTDGTSFSSLQIVYGDDLENFKDIEKYTISSSLTIEGKVVESPGKNQDIEIHATKITPICLSQSDYPLQKKRHTVEYLRTQAHFRPRTNLFNAVFRVRSLAAFAIHKFFNEKGFVYAHTPILTSSDAEGAGEMFQVTTLDLTDPPKTDGCVDYREDFFDKPVHLTVSGQLEAEIMAEAFTNVYTFGPTFRAENSNTARHAAEFWMIEPEMAFADIKVCMDIAEEHIKYIINYVLDNAPEEMEFFSKFVDKGLLERLHNVVNNEFARITYTEAIDILKEAKVEFAYPVEWGIDLQTEHERYITEQVFKKPVFVTDYPKAIKAFYMKGNDDKDAPDRPTVAAMDLLVPGVGEIIGGSQREHRLDVLEAKMKDLKMDLENYQWYLDLRRYGSVPHSGYGLGFERVIMYITGVSNIRDVLPFPRTVGSCEF, encoded by the coding sequence ATGAAACTTACCATACGAGAGGTATTAAAAGAATATAAAAAGTTCATCGATCAAGATATCGTCATTGAAGGTTGGATTAAGACAAGTCGCAGCTCAAAGAATATCGGGTTCATTGAACTTACTGACGGCACGTCTTTTTCAAGCCTTCAAATTGTCTATGGAGATGATTTGGAAAACTTTAAAGATATTGAAAAGTACACCATCAGCTCATCGCTGACCATCGAAGGTAAAGTTGTGGAAAGTCCGGGCAAAAATCAGGACATTGAAATCCATGCTACAAAAATTACTCCAATTTGTCTTTCTCAAAGTGATTACCCGCTTCAAAAGAAGCGCCACACTGTAGAGTATTTACGGACTCAGGCTCATTTCCGACCACGGACCAACTTGTTTAATGCAGTATTTCGAGTACGGTCACTTGCAGCCTTTGCCATTCATAAATTTTTTAATGAGAAAGGGTTCGTCTATGCCCATACCCCAATTCTGACCTCATCTGATGCCGAAGGGGCTGGTGAAATGTTCCAAGTGACCACCTTGGATTTAACTGATCCGCCAAAGACTGACGGCTGTGTGGACTATAGGGAAGACTTCTTTGATAAACCGGTTCACCTCACCGTGTCCGGACAGTTGGAAGCTGAAATTATGGCAGAAGCTTTTACCAATGTCTATACCTTCGGCCCGACATTTCGTGCTGAAAATTCCAATACAGCCAGACATGCGGCAGAGTTTTGGATGATTGAGCCGGAAATGGCTTTTGCTGATATCAAAGTTTGTATGGATATTGCAGAAGAGCACATTAAATATATCATTAATTATGTACTGGACAATGCACCGGAAGAGATGGAATTTTTTTCAAAATTTGTGGATAAAGGCCTCCTCGAACGTCTTCACAATGTGGTAAATAATGAATTTGCACGTATTACGTACACCGAAGCTATCGACATTTTAAAAGAAGCCAAAGTGGAATTTGCCTATCCAGTGGAATGGGGCATTGATCTTCAAACTGAGCATGAGCGCTATATCACTGAACAAGTTTTTAAAAAACCGGTGTTTGTTACCGACTACCCTAAGGCAATTAAGGCTTTTTACATGAAAGGGAATGATGATAAAGATGCCCCTGACCGACCAACAGTTGCGGCGATGGATCTTTTAGTGCCGGGGGTCGGTGAAATTATCGGCGGGTCTCAACGTGAACACCGATTGGATGTTTTGGAAGCGAAGATGAAAGATTTGAAGATGGATCTTGAAAATTATCAATGGTATTTGGATTTGAGACGTTACGGATCCGTTCCTCACTCCGGCTATGGTCTCGGTTTTGAACGGGTAATTATGTATATCACCGGGGTCTCCAATATTCGCGACGTCCTTCCATTCCCTCGTACTGTCGGTTCATGTGAATTTTAG
- a CDS encoding YicC/YloC family endoribonuclease, which yields MNSMTGYGRGEFVGETYSIKVEIRSVNNRFTDVNIRLPHILFPFEEGIRRAIKSAVARGKLDVYINLKKDPSCAATVQLNKSLAQAYLNALEDFYHESKFHSMPRPRFIDILEMDGVLELVEGEDDENIYKAGLFQALEEALTNLLEMRRNEGENLKASMINDRSALEGIIEQVATRAPQVIEDNRRSLKDRVERELKDVALDEGRLATELAIMSDKLAIDEEIQRLYSHLNQFDSIIQTKEPAGRKLDFLIQEFNREINTIGSKTSDADSLNLVVEMKSIVEKLREQTQNIE from the coding sequence ATGAACAGCATGACAGGTTATGGAAGAGGAGAGTTTGTCGGCGAGACGTACAGTATCAAAGTGGAAATTCGAAGTGTCAACAATCGCTTTACTGATGTGAATATTCGTCTGCCACATATACTATTCCCCTTCGAGGAAGGTATTCGCAGGGCTATTAAAAGTGCAGTGGCACGAGGAAAGCTGGATGTCTATATCAACTTGAAGAAAGATCCTTCGTGTGCTGCGACAGTACAGCTTAATAAATCTTTAGCTCAAGCCTATCTGAACGCTCTTGAAGATTTTTATCACGAGTCAAAGTTTCATTCGATGCCACGCCCTCGCTTTATCGATATTTTAGAAATGGATGGGGTGTTGGAATTGGTGGAAGGTGAGGATGATGAAAATATTTATAAAGCAGGTCTCTTCCAAGCTTTAGAGGAGGCGCTCACCAATCTCTTGGAAATGCGTCGCAACGAAGGTGAAAATCTCAAAGCATCTATGATAAACGATCGCAGTGCATTGGAAGGAATTATTGAACAGGTGGCGACACGTGCGCCACAGGTGATTGAAGACAATCGCAGGTCACTTAAAGACAGAGTAGAGCGTGAGCTTAAAGATGTGGCTTTGGATGAAGGGCGTTTGGCGACAGAGCTTGCCATCATGAGCGACAAACTTGCTATTGATGAAGAAATTCAACGACTTTATTCCCATTTAAATCAATTTGATAGTATAATACAAACTAAAGAACCTGCAGGGCGGAAGCTGGACTTTTTAATTCAAGAGTTCAATCGAGAGATCAATACCATCGGATCTAAGACCTCTGATGCAGACAGTTTAAATTTGGTTGTGGAGATGAAGAGCATCGTTGAAAAGCTCCGCGAGCAAACTCAAAATATAGAATAA
- the leuS gene encoding leucine--tRNA ligase, whose product MQTYHPNQIEKKWQAFWDEHGTYVTKNDYDKEPFYALIEFPYPSGQGLHVGHPRPYTALDIVARKRRYEGYNVLFPMGWDAFGLPTENYAIKNKIHPEQVTKQNVAHFKEQLKSIGFSFDWTREINTTDPSYYKWTQWIFLQLFKHGLAYKTEMPINWCPSCKVGLSNEEVVGGACERCGTQVVHKVKSQWMLKITEYADKLIDDLDDLDFIDRVKAQQVNWIGRSHGAKMRFALEGTDDKLEVFTTRPDTVFGATYMVIAPEHPMVQKYRDRLKNIDEIDAYIEQVQKKSDFERAEMNKDKTGVELKGLRAVNPLSGRSIPVWISDYVLMSYGTGAIMAVPAHDERDYEFATKFGMEIIPVIDGGNVEDGAYTGKEEGKMINSDFLNGMTAKDAIETMLDYVEAHDIGKRTTNFKLRDWVFSRQRYWGEPMPLVYCEDCGWVPVPEEELPVLLPDVENYEPTDDGESPLASMTDWVNTTCPKCGKPAKRETDTMPQWAGSSWYFIRYIDPHNDEALADPEAMAYWLPVDWYNGGMEHTTLHLLYSRFWHKFLYDIGVVPTKEPYAKRTSHGMILGENGEKMSKSRGNVVNPDEIIAQYGADTLRVYEMFIGDFEKGAPWSDSGVKGARRFLERVWNLQSILKDGDTYTLENEKAVHKAIKKVSYDYENLKANTAIATLMSLVNTFNDNGVLSKEDFRTFLMLLNPVAPHITEELWEQNNLGGYLHEHAWPQYDEAKVQDDTIELPVQFNGKVKFTVTVAKGADEDTVKAAVQSNDQFEAFLGDKHVVKAIYVPNRIYNIVVK is encoded by the coding sequence ATGCAAACATATCATCCAAATCAGATCGAAAAAAAATGGCAGGCCTTTTGGGACGAACACGGCACCTATGTCACAAAAAACGACTACGATAAAGAGCCGTTCTATGCGCTGATTGAATTTCCTTATCCGTCAGGGCAGGGTCTTCACGTGGGTCATCCCCGTCCTTACACGGCACTGGATATTGTGGCGCGCAAGCGCCGCTATGAAGGTTATAACGTCTTATTTCCAATGGGATGGGACGCTTTTGGTCTGCCAACTGAAAACTATGCGATTAAAAATAAGATTCATCCTGAACAAGTTACCAAGCAAAATGTAGCACACTTTAAGGAGCAGTTGAAATCCATCGGATTTTCTTTTGACTGGACGAGGGAAATAAATACCACGGATCCAAGTTATTATAAATGGACACAATGGATTTTCTTACAACTTTTTAAACACGGCTTAGCATATAAGACAGAGATGCCGATTAACTGGTGTCCATCTTGTAAGGTCGGTCTTTCTAATGAAGAAGTGGTAGGGGGTGCCTGCGAGCGCTGTGGCACACAAGTTGTCCACAAAGTGAAGAGCCAGTGGATGCTTAAAATCACAGAGTATGCCGACAAGCTAATCGATGATTTAGACGATTTAGATTTTATTGACAGGGTAAAGGCTCAGCAGGTCAATTGGATTGGAAGAAGTCACGGTGCCAAAATGCGATTTGCGTTAGAAGGTACTGATGACAAGCTGGAAGTTTTCACTACCCGTCCTGATACAGTTTTCGGCGCCACGTACATGGTCATTGCGCCGGAACACCCTATGGTGCAAAAATATCGGGATCGTCTTAAAAATATCGACGAGATTGATGCCTATATTGAGCAGGTACAAAAAAAATCGGACTTCGAGCGCGCGGAGATGAATAAAGACAAAACCGGCGTGGAATTAAAAGGTCTTCGTGCCGTCAATCCACTTAGCGGTAGATCCATTCCGGTCTGGATTTCAGATTATGTGTTGATGAGCTATGGCACAGGTGCTATTATGGCTGTTCCTGCTCACGATGAACGGGATTATGAATTTGCGACGAAGTTTGGCATGGAGATTATTCCTGTCATTGATGGAGGCAACGTTGAGGATGGTGCGTACACCGGCAAAGAAGAAGGCAAGATGATTAATTCCGACTTCTTAAACGGTATGACAGCCAAAGATGCCATTGAGACCATGCTCGACTATGTAGAAGCGCACGACATCGGGAAGCGAACGACGAACTTTAAGCTCAGAGATTGGGTTTTTTCACGCCAACGGTACTGGGGTGAACCGATGCCTCTGGTGTATTGCGAAGATTGTGGTTGGGTGCCCGTTCCTGAAGAAGAATTGCCGGTGCTGTTGCCGGATGTGGAAAACTACGAACCTACCGATGATGGCGAAAGTCCTCTTGCATCGATGACCGATTGGGTGAATACCACCTGTCCAAAATGCGGAAAGCCGGCTAAACGAGAAACGGATACCATGCCGCAGTGGGCAGGATCGTCATGGTATTTTATTCGCTATATTGATCCTCATAACGATGAGGCTCTTGCAGATCCGGAAGCCATGGCATACTGGCTGCCTGTAGATTGGTACAACGGCGGTATGGAACACACCACGCTGCACTTGCTTTACTCACGTTTTTGGCACAAGTTCCTCTACGATATTGGAGTAGTGCCAACTAAAGAACCTTATGCAAAGCGGACCTCTCACGGCATGATTCTCGGAGAGAATGGAGAAAAGATGTCTAAGTCACGAGGCAATGTGGTCAATCCGGATGAGATTATCGCACAGTACGGTGCAGATACACTTCGTGTGTATGAGATGTTTATTGGTGATTTTGAGAAAGGTGCGCCATGGTCTGACAGTGGCGTGAAAGGCGCTCGCCGTTTCCTGGAACGTGTGTGGAATCTTCAGAGTATTTTAAAAGATGGCGATACCTATACGCTTGAGAATGAAAAAGCTGTTCATAAAGCTATAAAAAAGGTCTCTTATGACTACGAAAATCTTAAAGCCAATACGGCGATTGCGACGCTGATGAGCCTGGTCAACACCTTTAACGACAATGGTGTGCTTTCCAAGGAAGACTTCAGAACGTTTCTTATGCTCTTAAATCCTGTAGCACCGCACATCACCGAAGAGCTTTGGGAACAAAATAACTTAGGCGGTTATTTACATGAACACGCATGGCCGCAATACGATGAGGCAAAAGTTCAGGATGACACGATTGAGTTGCCGGTTCAATTTAACGGCAAAGTGAAATTCACTGTGACTGTGGCCAAAGGTGCTGACGAAGACACAGTTAAAGCGGCAGTACAAAGCAACGATCAATTTGAAGCCTTCTTAGGGGATAAACATGTGGTCAAGGCCATTTATGTGCCGAACCGCATCTATAATATTGTTGTAAAATAA
- the rpoZ gene encoding DNA-directed RNA polymerase subunit omega yields the protein MNIPSFKELKEITNSRYGLVILVSKRARKIVDGNTPLIDTKEEKPVSIAIDEATQGAITFGEPMSNKDYEEKIAAERQKRIEALRQERDERMIAASQMPWDTEDIISEA from the coding sequence ATGAACATTCCCTCATTTAAAGAGTTAAAAGAAATTACCAATTCCCGCTATGGTTTGGTTATTTTGGTTTCCAAGCGAGCACGTAAAATTGTGGACGGGAATACACCGCTTATTGACACCAAAGAAGAAAAGCCGGTTTCTATAGCCATTGACGAGGCCACTCAAGGTGCCATTACCTTCGGGGAACCGATGAGCAACAAAGACTATGAAGAAAAAATAGCTGCCGAGCGTCAGAAGCGAATTGAAGCTTTGCGTCAAGAACGTGATGAACGCATGATTGCAGCTTCACAAATGCCTTGGGACACTGAGGACATCATCAGTGAAGCTTAA
- the gmk gene encoding guanylate kinase: MSKGFLLVLSGPSGSGKGTVSEALMKRNDNISFSTSVTTRMPRPGEVNGENYFFTSIDEFETMVEQDELLEYAFVHTNYYGTPKKFVFDEIEKGEIVLLEIDVQGALQVKERYKEAVFIFLLPPTMAELKNRLILRDTETEEEINTRFKNAFKELDFVGEYDYFVVNNKVENAVHNIETIIEAEKLRVKRHKDIKAEVMMEKGEIE, from the coding sequence TTGTCCAAAGGATTTTTACTGGTGCTGTCCGGACCTTCCGGAAGCGGTAAAGGTACGGTAAGTGAAGCTCTGATGAAGCGAAATGACAATATTTCTTTTTCAACTTCAGTGACAACGCGGATGCCGCGGCCAGGCGAAGTTAATGGCGAAAACTACTTTTTCACATCTATAGATGAATTTGAAACCATGGTGGAGCAAGATGAATTGTTGGAATATGCTTTCGTCCATACCAATTACTATGGTACGCCGAAGAAATTTGTCTTTGATGAAATTGAAAAGGGCGAGATTGTACTTTTGGAAATCGATGTCCAAGGTGCGCTCCAAGTCAAAGAGCGGTATAAAGAAGCAGTCTTTATTTTCCTGTTGCCTCCGACTATGGCCGAGTTGAAAAACAGGCTTATCCTCCGGGATACGGAAACGGAAGAAGAGATTAACACCAGGTTTAAAAATGCGTTTAAAGAGTTGGATTTTGTAGGCGAATATGACTATTTTGTAGTTAACAACAAAGTAGAAAATGCCGTTCATAACATTGAGACCATTATCGAGGCTGAAAAGCTTCGAGTTAAACGACACAAAGATATTAAAGCAGAAGTAATGATGGAGAAGGGAGAAATAGAATGA
- the nrdR gene encoding transcriptional regulator NrdR, with the protein MKCPYCGFTESKVLDSRPTDENNAIRRRRECNNCKERFTTYEKIEQMPIMVIKKDGTREVFDDGKILKGIIKSVEKRPVTMEEVEQAVAHVEAKVNNSMQKEISSTEIGDMVMDELKKLDDVSYVRFASVYRQFKDVESFIAELEEIIKNKQ; encoded by the coding sequence ATGAAATGTCCATATTGCGGATTTACTGAGTCCAAGGTTCTCGATTCACGTCCGACGGATGAGAACAATGCGATTCGACGACGACGAGAGTGTAATAACTGTAAAGAGCGTTTTACCACTTATGAAAAAATTGAACAGATGCCGATTATGGTTATAAAAAAAGACGGCACGAGGGAAGTATTTGACGATGGTAAAATCCTTAAGGGAATTATTAAAAGCGTGGAAAAGCGACCTGTGACTATGGAAGAAGTAGAACAGGCTGTAGCGCATGTGGAAGCCAAAGTAAACAACTCTATGCAAAAGGAAATTTCTTCAACGGAGATTGGTGATATGGTTATGGATGAGCTGAAAAAATTGGATGATGTATCCTACGTGCGATTTGCTTCTGTATATCGTCAGTTTAAAGATGTTGAAAGCTTTATTGCCGAGCTGGAAGAGATTATAAAGAACAAACAGTAA